The stretch of DNA GGCAGGGCCATCGCTAAGCCGCGAGCGGCTTTGGCGGTCGGCCGGTGGTTCGTGTTGCGGTCCGTTGCGGCCGGGAGACTCGCTCGACCCCCTCAACCAAGAGAGGAAAGCGGCTTACCCAGCTTGCTTCCAGGCATTTCTTAGAAAAATTGGCTCAGCACCCCACCGGCGTCAGCCGGCAGTGGCCTTGATCTTAATATCGACACCCGCCGGCAAGCTGAGCTTGTTCAGGGCTTCGATCGTCTTGGCGGTCGCGTCAACAATGTCGATCAGACGCTTGTGCGTACGGATCTCGAACTGCTGACGGGACTTCTTGTCGATGTGCGGGCCACGAATGACCGTGTACCGCTCGATGCGAGTTGGCAGCGGGATCGGGCCATGAACAACGGAGTTCGTCCGCTTCGCGGTGTCGACGATGTCGGCGGCACTCTGGTCGAGGACCGAGTGGTCGTACGCCTCCATGCGAATGCGAATAACCTGATCAGCCACGCTGACTACCTCGTTTGCCCACCAGGAAGACCCGTAGGGCCCCGAGCGGGAATGCTTGCTTACTGCGGGAGGCTCGCCGCCAGGGACGGGGCGAACCGCTTCGGCAGATGTTTAGTCCTGCTGAGGGGAGGCCC from Botrimarina mediterranea encodes:
- the rpsJ gene encoding 30S ribosomal protein S10; this encodes MADQVIRIRMEAYDHSVLDQSAADIVDTAKRTNSVVHGPIPLPTRIERYTVIRGPHIDKKSRQQFEIRTHKRLIDIVDATAKTIEALNKLSLPAGVDIKIKATAG